A part of Prolixibacteraceae bacterium genomic DNA contains:
- a CDS encoding type IX secretion system membrane protein PorP/SprF, with the protein MNKIKLKSFVIINYSLCFLVLNIITIFVARAQQDPQYSQYMFNMLTINPAAAGEDRFIDAYMLNRIQWSGFDGAPRSTDAGISAQLPLLGKMDGVGLNFSSDKIGYYQNVTVKLDYSYGMVVGSGDLRLGLSLGILNKQFKPQWKDPNFGDDPAIPTVDIASVAFDLGGGVYYKHKYYYLAASISHINQAKFPTEGNDLFVNRHYYFSAGGNLSSQWKDVILHPSILYKYDGVVWQLDMTAMATYKHRYWGGITYRLDDAIVVLGGIELRNGLRIGYSYDISTSSLSSYSSGSHEVYLSYRITMASKRSHHYKSVRFL; encoded by the coding sequence ATGAATAAAATTAAGTTAAAGTCATTTGTAATCATTAATTATAGTTTATGTTTTTTAGTTTTAAATATAATAACTATTTTCGTTGCTAGAGCCCAACAAGATCCGCAATACAGTCAATATATGTTCAATATGTTGACAATCAATCCTGCAGCGGCGGGAGAAGATCGCTTTATTGATGCTTATATGTTAAATAGAATTCAGTGGTCGGGGTTTGATGGAGCCCCTAGATCTACCGATGCTGGAATTAGTGCCCAGTTACCATTATTGGGTAAGATGGATGGTGTCGGATTGAACTTTAGTAGTGACAAAATTGGTTATTATCAGAACGTTACTGTGAAGCTAGACTATTCATATGGAATGGTTGTTGGGAGCGGAGACTTACGTTTAGGGTTGTCATTGGGGATACTGAATAAGCAGTTTAAACCGCAATGGAAAGACCCTAATTTTGGTGACGATCCAGCGATTCCTACCGTTGATATTGCAAGTGTAGCCTTTGACTTAGGCGGTGGTGTTTATTATAAACATAAATATTACTATCTTGCTGCTTCTATTTCACATATTAATCAAGCCAAGTTTCCAACTGAAGGGAATGACCTATTTGTAAATAGGCATTATTATTTCAGTGCAGGTGGAAATTTAAGTTCTCAATGGAAGGATGTAATCTTACACCCTTCGATACTATATAAGTATGATGGAGTAGTTTGGCAATTAGACATGACCGCAATGGCGACATATAAACATCGTTATTGGGGAGGTATAACATATAGACTAGACGACGCAATAGTTGTTCTAGGTGGTATTGAATTAAGAAATGGTTTGCGTATTGGCTATTCATATGACATTTCGACATCATCATTGAGTTCATATAGCTCTGGTTCTCATGAGGTGTATTTGTCGTATCGAATAACGATGGCCAGTAAGCGAAGTCATCATTATAAGAGCGTGAGATTTTTGTAA
- the gldL gene encoding gliding motility protein GldL, which yields MGVGDFLHSNKGKKIVGFCYSFFSAVVLLGALFKLQHWPGGGTMLTIGMGAEVFLFLLGVFDKPVDIPDWKRVFPELRSEEDRLLDEQEGVLKHNFYDQFDKVASGAVPSNGAVAAPAGAIPGVSEEVLKNLEKSLKNLTNTANGFADISNATVAAKDYMQNMESASEAMGKFAKTNESASVKMEKSVSGVVDSYNSASSVLANTHKALGDTLEKESTQFGTNMSKVNHQLTALNSSYEAQLTSANQYAAAANSISGKMGEMESAFGGTVEEAKKYQAQAQQLNNNISALNAVYGNMLGAMNVNIK from the coding sequence ATGGGTGTAGGTGATTTTTTGCATTCGAATAAAGGAAAGAAGATTGTAGGTTTTTGTTATAGTTTCTTCTCTGCGGTAGTGCTATTAGGTGCTCTTTTTAAATTACAACACTGGCCAGGTGGTGGAACTATGTTGACTATTGGTATGGGGGCTGAGGTATTTCTTTTCTTACTAGGAGTATTCGATAAGCCTGTTGATATTCCAGATTGGAAAAGAGTGTTTCCTGAACTTCGTTCAGAAGAAGATCGTTTGTTAGATGAACAAGAAGGAGTTTTAAAACATAATTTCTATGATCAGTTCGATAAAGTAGCATCGGGTGCCGTCCCTTCAAATGGTGCAGTTGCTGCTCCAGCAGGTGCAATCCCTGGGGTTTCTGAAGAGGTGTTGAAAAATCTAGAGAAAAGTTTAAAGAACTTGACCAATACTGCGAATGGTTTTGCTGATATCTCTAATGCGACTGTTGCTGCAAAAGATTATATGCAGAATATGGAATCAGCATCTGAAGCTATGGGTAAATTTGCCAAGACCAATGAATCAGCTTCTGTTAAGATGGAGAAATCAGTAAGTGGCGTTGTGGATTCTTATAATAGTGCATCATCTGTATTGGCAAATACACACAAAGCTTTAGGTGATACTTTAGAGAAAGAGTCAACTCAATTTGGTACAAATATGTCCAAAGTGAATCATCAATTAACTGCATTGAATTCTTCATATGAGGCTCAACTGACTTCAGCGAATCAATATGCAGCAGCTGCAAATTCGATCTCAGGTAAGATGGGCGAAATGGAGAGTGCTTTTGGTGGTACTGTTGAAGAAGCGAAGAAATATCAAGCACAGGCACAGCAGTTAAATAATAATATATCAGCATTGAATGCCGTTTATGGTAATATGTTAGGTGCAATGAACGTTAATATCAAGTAA
- the gldM gene encoding gliding motility protein GldM, with translation MGAKFCAEAPRQKLIGVMYLVYTAMLALNVDKNVLNAFTTVDHGLEMTIQNFNAKNIQTYARFDQAAAVNPKKVGKYKTKADSVRNKTDRLVKHIQDLKEFIVCKADQKPKADFDNIEKKDDTHIAAEVMLNEGKGKVLKEMLEGYRENLVTMVKQDTALVSALNKSLSTDKPKKIKGELPQTWESSRFDGYPLIAVVTLMTKMQSDLRNAEADVINYLFKQIDAKSFKVNKLLSQVIPNSTYVLEGGTYQSQIFLAAVDTTSYPSITVNGKKLKVNGNGKAIFSVPATKAGDYSYNGKIRFKMPNGSYKNFPFKGEYQVARPTLTISPTKMNVFYKGVPNPVSISVPGVLPSQLEPQVSNGKIKRTKSGYEVYPTTAGKKAVVSVYANLPSGKKLMGKMDFRVKRVPDPIAEIFGLSNGAVLKGKFKRGVQVEAVLKDFDFDLKFKVKTFVVSTSKRGFVVEKKSNSDRLTSDQIKLIKGVTRGSRVYIENIIAHGDDGTDRRLPSISLRIN, from the coding sequence ATGGGAGCAAAGTTTTGTGCTGAAGCACCGAGGCAGAAGCTGATTGGTGTGATGTATTTGGTATATACAGCCATGCTTGCATTGAATGTTGATAAGAACGTATTGAACGCATTTACGACGGTAGATCATGGTCTGGAAATGACGATCCAGAACTTTAATGCGAAGAATATACAGACTTATGCTCGTTTTGATCAAGCGGCAGCTGTCAATCCAAAGAAAGTCGGGAAATATAAGACAAAGGCAGATTCTGTTCGAAATAAAACAGATCGATTAGTGAAACATATTCAAGACCTTAAAGAGTTTATTGTATGTAAAGCTGATCAAAAGCCAAAGGCCGATTTTGATAATATTGAGAAAAAGGATGATACCCATATTGCGGCAGAAGTTATGCTGAATGAGGGAAAAGGTAAGGTCCTTAAAGAGATGCTCGAAGGTTACCGTGAGAATTTGGTAACTATGGTAAAGCAAGATACTGCTTTGGTTAGTGCCTTGAATAAATCTTTAAGTACTGACAAGCCTAAGAAAATAAAAGGTGAACTTCCTCAGACTTGGGAATCATCTCGTTTTGATGGCTATCCTTTGATTGCAGTCGTGACATTGATGACTAAAATGCAGTCTGATTTAAGGAATGCAGAGGCGGATGTGATTAACTATCTGTTTAAACAGATCGATGCCAAGTCGTTTAAGGTTAATAAATTGTTATCTCAGGTTATACCTAACTCTACCTATGTATTAGAGGGAGGAACTTATCAGTCTCAGATTTTCCTTGCAGCAGTAGATACTACATCATATCCGTCGATTACAGTTAATGGAAAGAAGTTGAAGGTTAATGGTAATGGTAAAGCAATTTTCTCAGTTCCAGCAACCAAAGCAGGTGATTATTCATATAATGGAAAGATTCGTTTTAAGATGCCTAATGGCAGTTATAAGAATTTTCCATTCAAAGGAGAATATCAAGTGGCTCGCCCTACTTTAACGATATCTCCTACGAAGATGAATGTATTCTACAAGGGGGTACCTAACCCAGTGAGTATTTCTGTTCCAGGTGTATTGCCAAGTCAATTAGAACCACAGGTTTCTAATGGTAAAATTAAGCGAACAAAGAGTGGTTATGAGGTGTATCCAACAACAGCAGGTAAAAAAGCTGTCGTTTCAGTATATGCGAATTTACCTTCTGGAAAGAAATTGATGGGTAAAATGGATTTCCGAGTGAAACGTGTGCCTGATCCAATTGCAGAGATTTTTGGATTATCTAATGGTGCAGTGTTAAAAGGGAAGTTCAAAAGAGGTGTGCAGGTTGAAGCAGTGTTAAAGGATTTCGATTTTGATTTGAAGTTTAAGGTAAAAACTTTTGTTGTTTCTACTTCAAAACGAGGTTTTGTAGTGGAGAAGAAATCTAATTCTGACCGTTTAACCTCAGATCAAATTAAGCTGATTAAAGGAGTTACTAGAGGAAGTCGTGTTTATATTGAAAACATTATTGCCCATGGTGATGATGGAACAGATCGACGTCTTCCAAGTATCAGTTTACGAATCAACTAA
- a CDS encoding SUMF1/EgtB/PvdO family nonheme iron enzyme, with the protein MISSFLLLLASCSQSSEGELVGVERSGKYFEPSPYGMTYVPRGSFNMGPSDQDITSGLSPNRTVTVEGFWMDETEITNNEYRQFVYWVRDSLARRKLGEVNADFLISEDDNGNPYDPPILNWDEDIEWTDPDNQVALEDLYYKEKDRIFGKKSIDPNQLIFEYYWVDLRQAAKRENAYNASEDKYEGFVYDLEGKQVPIEGRSSFIMNNKVMVYPDTLCWIRDYTYSYNEPMATTYFYHPSFDDYPVVGVTWKQARAFCAWRTHYKNDALQKDGQEPVQAYRLPSEAEWEYGARGGLAHSMYPWGGVYTRNEEGCFMANFKPIRGNYSDDNGMTTTEVAKYDPNGFSLYDMAGNVAEWTISAYDEATYNFMHDANPNYEYNALPDDPPALKRKVIRGGSWKDIAYFLQVGTRTYEYQDTAKSYIGFRCVRSSFQDEF; encoded by the coding sequence ATGATTAGTTCTTTCTTGCTTTTATTGGCAAGCTGTAGCCAGTCTTCGGAAGGTGAGCTTGTTGGAGTAGAAAGATCAGGAAAGTACTTTGAGCCGAGTCCTTATGGAATGACTTATGTTCCTAGGGGGTCATTTAACATGGGGCCAAGTGATCAAGATATCACATCTGGATTGTCTCCAAACCGAACTGTTACAGTGGAAGGTTTTTGGATGGATGAAACAGAGATTACAAATAACGAATATCGTCAGTTTGTCTACTGGGTTCGAGACTCTTTGGCTCGAAGGAAGTTAGGCGAGGTGAATGCCGACTTTCTTATTAGTGAGGATGATAACGGAAATCCTTATGATCCACCAATACTAAATTGGGATGAAGACATCGAATGGACAGACCCTGACAACCAGGTGGCGTTGGAAGATCTTTATTATAAAGAAAAAGATCGAATCTTTGGTAAGAAATCCATTGATCCAAACCAATTGATATTTGAGTATTATTGGGTTGATTTAAGACAAGCTGCAAAGAGGGAGAATGCGTATAATGCATCTGAAGATAAATATGAAGGATTTGTATATGATCTTGAAGGAAAACAAGTCCCAATTGAAGGACGTTCTAGTTTCATTATGAATAACAAAGTAATGGTGTACCCTGACACTTTGTGTTGGATTCGTGATTATACTTATTCATATAACGAACCGATGGCAACTACTTATTTTTATCATCCAAGTTTTGATGATTATCCGGTTGTTGGTGTGACATGGAAACAAGCGCGTGCATTTTGTGCTTGGCGTACACATTACAAGAATGATGCACTTCAAAAAGATGGACAAGAGCCTGTTCAGGCCTATCGTCTTCCTTCAGAGGCTGAGTGGGAATATGGTGCTCGTGGAGGATTGGCTCACTCGATGTATCCATGGGGTGGTGTTTACACTCGTAATGAAGAAGGTTGTTTTATGGCAAACTTTAAACCAATACGTGGTAACTATAGTGATGATAATGGAATGACTACTACGGAAGTTGCAAAGTACGATCCTAATGGGTTTAGTTTATATGACATGGCTGGTAACGTAGCAGAGTGGACAATATCTGCTTATGATGAAGCGACATATAACTTCATGCATGATGCGAATCCAAACTATGAATATAATGCATTACCTGATGACCCACCTGCATTGAAACGTAAAGTTATCCGTGGAGGTTCATGGAAAGATATTGCATATTTCTTGCAAGTGGGTACCCGAACTTATGAGTATCAGGATACTGCAAAAAGTTATATAGGTTTCCGTTGTGTTAGATCATCATTTCAAGATGAGTTTTAA